From the genome of Oncorhynchus masou masou isolate Uvic2021 chromosome 15, UVic_Omas_1.1, whole genome shotgun sequence:
TTTGACCTTCATACGTAGAAGAACCTTGTACTTTCTAACAACTTTTATGTAGCTTGTGAGCGTCATAGAGCAACACATGTTACATGGGCATGTTCGAtagagtctcagcttttcatagatagcttttagtagtttgtaattcaaaccattctgactctacagatgtttttgtaaaaaaaagacCCGGGCCTGGGCACCTTCGGAATCCGtctttgtctcacaaacacagctccatctcagcccctgttaatcacacagactaacTCTTGGTACCACTGGATGCGGAAGACAAAGACGAATCTGATGGTACAACCCATACGTCTATAGCtaaaacacacaatgtttaaacGGGGGTAGAATTCAACAAAAATAACCGGCTTTGAAATATGTTTGGCTGTCCACCAACATTTGGTCATATTTTACCTGTTGGCAACCAGCATCGTTGACCATATTTCTCAATTGTGGAACCTAGCAATTCTccataattaacataatttgattgcaacaactgttgatgctgagaatgcaACACAAACCGGTGGTGCAAATTCTCTTCTCAAGATGCTCCACCTTGATCACAACAACTTATACAGCAAGACTATACTTTCAGGGATCATTTCTATAGTGCGTTACTTGAGAAATGTGTGTCTAAAGTGGTAGATCTCGCAATCCATGATGACGATTCAAGATATTCCAGTTCAGAGCATGAATCTGGTGGCTGGAAATGACTTTGCTCATTTTTCTTCCACCTTTGATgactgttccttgttcttcaatgAACGTGGAGGAAGGGAATATGTTCTGAGTGGATGTTAGCCATGTCCAAAAAAAAAACTACTGAAATGTCTCCCAAATCTTTATCGAAAGTAAAACCTCTTGACTCAGTCCTGAGACACCAGCAATACTCTTTTCGGTTTACTGGCTTTCGTTGATCTCCTAGTCCAGCCCTTATATTTTGCTTCAAAATGAGGTGTTTTAACATTTTCCTTTCAGGACAACCTTTGACCTTCATACGTAGAAGAACCTTGTACTTTCTAACAACTTTTATGTAGCTTGTGAGCGTCATAGAGCAACACATGTTACATGGGCATGTTCGAtagagtctcagcttttcatagatagcttttagtagtttgtaattcaaaccattctgactctacagatgtttttgtaaaaaaaagacCCGGGCCTGGGCACCTTCGGAATCCGtctttgtctcacaaacacagctccatctcagcccctgttaatcacacagactaacTCTTGGTACCACTGGATGCGGAAGACAAAGACGAATCTGATGGTACAACCCATACGTCTATAGCtaaaacacacaatgtttaaacGGGGGTAGAATTCAACAAAAATAACCGGCTTTGAAATATGTTTGGCTGTCCACCAACATTTGGTCATATTTTACCTGTTGGCAACCAGCATCGTTGACCATATTTCTCAATTGTGGAACCTAGCAATTCTccataattaacataatttgattgcaacaactgttgatgctgagaatgcaACACAAACCGGTGGTGCAAATTCTCTTCTCAAGATGCTCCACCTTGATCACAACAACTTATACAGCAAGACTATACTTTCAGGGATCATTTCTATAGTGCGTTACTTGAGAAATGTGTGTCTAAAGTGGTAGATCTTGCAATCCATGATGACGATTCAAGATATTCCAGTTCAGAGCATGAATCTGGTGGCTGGAAATGACTTTGCTCATTTTTCTTCCACCTTTGATgactgttccttgttcttcaatgAACGTGGAGGAAGGGAATATGTTCTGAGTGGATGTTAGCCATGTCCAAAAAAAACTACTGATATGTCTCCCAAATCCTTATCGAAAGTAAAACCTCTTGACTCAGTCCTGAGACACCAGCAATACTCTTTTCGGTTTACTGGCATTCGTTGATCTCcatgtccagcccttatattttGCTTCAAAATGAGGTGTTTTAACATTTTCCTTTCAGGACAACCTTTGACCTTCATACGTAGAAGAACCTTGTACTTTCTAACAACTTTTATGTAGCTTGTGAGCGTCATAGAGCAACACATGTTACATGGGCATGTTCGAtagagtctcagcttttcatagatagcttttagtagtttgtaattcaaaccattctggctctacagatgtttttgtaaaaaaaagacCCGGGCCTGGGCACCTTCGGAATCCGtctttgtctcacaaacacagctccatctcagcccctgttaatcacacagactaacTCTTGGTACCACTGGATGCGGAAGACAAAGACGAATCTGATGGTACAACCCATACATCTATAGCtaaaacacacaatgtttaaacGGGGGTAGAATTCAACAAAAATAACCGGCTTTGAAATATGTTTGGCTGTCCACCAACATTTGGTCATATTTTACCTGTTGGCAACCAGCATCGTTGACCATATTTCTCAATTGTGGAACCTAGCAATTCTccataattaacataatttgattgcaacaactgttgatgctgagaatgcaACACAAACCGGTGGTGCAAATTCTCTTTTCAAGATGCTCCACCTTGATCACAACGACTTATACATCAAGACTATACTTTCAGGGATCATTTCTATAGTGCGTTACTTGAGAAATGTGTGTCTAAAGTGGTAGATCTCGCAATCCATGATGACGATTCAAGATATTCCAGTTCAGAGCATGAATCTGGTGGCTAGAAATGACTTTGCTCATTTTTCTTCCACCTTTGATgactgttccttgttcttcaatgAACGTGGAGGAAGGGAATATGTTCTGAGTGGATGTTAGCCATGTACAAAAAAACTACTGAAATGTCTCCCAAATCCTTATCGAAAGTAAAACCTCTTGACTCAGTCCTGAGACACCAGCAATACTCTTTTCGGTTTACTGGCATTCGTTGATCTCcatgtccagcccttatattttGCTTCAAAATGAGGTGTTTTAACATTTTCCTTTCAGGACAACCTTTGACCTTCATACGTAGAAGAACCTTGTACTTTCTAACAACTTTTATGTAGCTTGTGAGCGTCATAGAGCAACACATGTTACATGGGCATGTTCGAtagagtctcagcttttcatagatagcttttagtagtttgtaattcaaaccattctgactctacagatgtttttgtaaaaaaagaCCCGGGCCTGGGCACCTTCGGAATCCGtctttgtctcacaaacacagctccatctcagcccctgttaatcacacagactaacTCTTGGTACCACTGGATGCGGAAGACAAAGACGAATCTGATGGTACAACCCATACGTCTATAGCtaaaacacacaatgtttaaacGGGGGTAGAATTCAACAAAAATAACCGGCTTTGAAATATGTTTGGCTGTCCACCAACATTTGGTCATATTTTACCTGTTGGCAACCAGCATCGTTGACCATATTTCTCAATTGTGGAACCTAGCAATTCTccataattaacataatttgattgcaacaactgttgatgctgagaatgcaACACAAACCGGTGGTGCAAATTCTCTTCTCAAGATGCTCCACCTTGATCACAACAACTTATACAGCAAGACTATACTTTCAGAGATCATTTCTATAGTGCGTTACTTGAGAAATGTGTGTCTAAAGTGGTAGATCTTGCAATCCATGATGACGATTCAAGATATTCCAGTTCAGAGCATGAATCTGGTGGCTGGAAATGACTTTGCTCATTTTTCTTCCACCTTTGATgactgttccttgttcttcaatgAACGTGGAGGAAGGGAATATGTTCTGAGTGGATGTTAGCCATGTCCAAAAAAAACTACTGATATGTCTCCCAAATCCTTATCGAAAGTAAAACCTCTTGACTCAGTCCTGAGACACCAGCAATACTCTTTTCGGTTTACTGGCATTCGTTGATCTCcatgtccagcccttatattttGCTTCAAAATGAGGTGTTTTAACATTTTCCTTTCAGGACAACCTTTGACCTTCATACGTAGAAGAACCTTGTACTTTCTAACAACTTTTATGTAGCTTGTGAGCGTCATAGAGCAACACATGTTACATGGGCATGTTCGAtagagtctcagcttttcatagatagcttttagtagtttgtaattcaaaccattctggctctacagatgtttttgtaaaaaaaagacCCGGGCCTGGGCACCTTCGGAATCCGtctttgtctcacaaacacagctccatctcagcccctgttaatcacacagactaacTCTTGGTACCACTGGATGCGGAAGACAAAGACGAATCTGATGGTACAACCCATACATCTATAGCtaaaacacacaatgtttaaacGGGGGTAGAATTCAACAAAAATAACCGGCTTTGAAATATGTTTGGCTGTCCACCAACATTTGGTCATATTTTACCTGTTGGCAACCAGCATCGTTGACCATATTTCTCAATTGTGGAACCTAGCAATTCTccataattaacataatttgattgcaacaactgttgatgctgagaatgcaACACAAACCGGTGGTGCAAATTCTCTTTTCAAGATGCTCCACCTTGATCACAACGACTTATACATCAAGACTATACTTTCAGGGATCATTTCTATAGTGCGTTACTTGAGAAATGTGTGTCTAAAGTGGTAGATCTCGCAATCCATGATGACGATTCAAGATATTCCAGTTCAGAGCATGAATCTGGTGGCTAGAAATGACTTTGCTCATTTTTCTTCCACCTTTGATgactgttccttgttcttcaatgAACGTGGAGGAAGGGAATATGTTCTGAGTGGATGTTAGCCATGTACAAAAAAACTACTGAAATGTCTCCCAAATCCTTATCGAAAGTAAAACCTCTTGACTCAGTCCTGAGACACCAGCAATACTCTTTTCGGTTTACTGGCATTCGTTGATCTCcatgtccagcccttatattttGCTTCAAAATGAGGTGTTTTAACATTTTCCTTTCAGGACAACCTTTGACCTTCATACGTAGAAGAACCTTGTACTTTCTAACAACTTTTATGTAGCTTGTGAGCGTCATAGAGCAACACATGTTACATGGGCATGTTCGAtagagtctcagcttttcatagatagcttttagtagtttgtaattcaaaccattctggctctacagatgtttttgtaaaaaaaagacCCGGGCCTGGGCACCTTCGGAATCCGtctttgtctcacaaacacagctccatctcagcccctgttaatcacacagactaacTCTTGGTACTACTGGATGCGGAAGACAAAGACGAATCTGATGGTACAACCCATACGTCTATAGCtaaaacacacaatgtttaaacGGGGGTAGAATTCAACAAAAATAACCGGCTTTGAAATATGTTTGGCTGTCCACCAACATTTGGTCATATTTTACCTGTTGGCAACCAGCATCGTTGACCATATTTCTCAATTGTGGAACCTAGCAATTCTccataattaacataatttgattgcaacaactgttgatgctgagaatgcaACACAAACCGGTGGTGCAAATTCTCTTCTCAAGATGCTCCACCTTGATCACAACAACTTATACAGCAAGACTATACTTTCAGGGATCATTTCTATAGTGCGTTACTTGAGAAATGTGTGTCTAAAGTGGTAGATCTCGCAATCCATGATGACGATTCAAGATATTCCAGTTCAGAGCATGAATCTGGTGGCTAGAAATGACTTTGCTCATTTTTCTTCCACCTTTGATgactgttccttgttcttcaatgAACGTGGAGGAAGGGAATACGTTCTGAGTGGATGTTAGCCATGTCCAAAAAAAACTACTGAAATGTCTCCCAAATCCTTATCGAAAGTAAAACCTCTTGACTCAGTCCTGAGACACCAGCAATACTCTTTTCGGTTTACTGGCATTCGTTGATCTCcatgtccagcccttatattttGCTTCAAAATGAGGTGTTTTAACATTTTCCTTTCAGGACAACCTTTGACCTTCATACGTAGAAGAACCTTGTACTTTCTAACAACTTTTATGTAGCTTGTGAGCGTCATAGAGCAACACATGTTACATGGGCATGTTCGAtagagtctcagcttttcatagatagCTTTTAGTAGTTTGTAATTCAAACAATTCtgactctacagatgtttttgtaaaaaaaagacCCGGGCCTGGGCACCTTCTCAATCCGtctttgtctcacaaacacaGCTCCATCTCAGCCCCTTTGTTGTTAATTTTAAACACAGCTCCatctcagcccctgttaatcacacagactaacTCTTGGTACCACTGGATGCGGAAGACAAAGACGAATCTGATGGTACAACCCATACGTCTATAGCtaaaacacacaatgtttaaacGGGGGTAGAATTCAACAAAAATAACCGGCTTTGAAATATGTTTGGCTGTCCACCAACATTTGGTCATATTTTACCTGTTGGCAACCAGCATCGTTGACCATATTTCTCAATTGAGGAACCTAGCAATTCTccataattaacataatttgattgCAACAACTGTTGATGCTGATAATGCAACACATACCGGCGGTGCAAATGCTCTTTTCAAGACGCTCCACCTTGATCACAACAGCTGCTCCACCAAGATGATACATTCTATGATCACTTCTACAGTTATTTACTTCAGAAATGTGTTTCTAAATTGTTAGGTTTTGCTATCCATGATGATATCCATGATGAACATTTAGGCTATTCCTTCCAAGACATGGATGTGGTTAAAGTGCCAAaccaatcaaaatgtattttagattttatattcttcaaagtagccaccctttgacttgatgacagcgttgcacatttggcattctctcatcagCTCCACCTGGAGTGCTTctccaacagtattgaaggagctccctcatatgctgagcacttgttggctgcttttccttcactttgcggttcaactcatcccaaaccatctcaattgggttgaggtcgggtgattgtggaggccgggtcacctgatgcagcactccatcactctccttcttaatcaaatagccctcacacagcctggaggtgtggtgggtcattatcctgttgaaaagcaaatgatagtcccactaagcgcaaagcagatgggatggtgtatcgctacaaaatgatgtggtagccatgctggttaagtgtaccttgaattataaataattcacatacagtgtcaccagcaaagcacccccacaccaccacctccatgcttcacaatgggaatcacctactctgtgtctcacaaagacacggcagttggaaccagaaatctTACATTGGACATACTTCCACCGGTCTAacgtccattgcttgtgtttcttggcccaagcaagtctcttattcttaCTGGTGTcatttagttgtggtttctttgcagaaaatcaaccatgaaggcctgattcacgcagtctcatctgaacagttgatgctgagagttgagatgtgtctgttacttaaactgtgtgaagcatttatttgggctgcaatatctgaggctggtaactctaacgaacttatcctctgcagcagaggtaactctgggtcttcctttcctgtgatggtcctcatgagagccagtttgatggtttttgcgactgcacttgaagaaactttcaaagttccaccctaccttgtcacaacacaactgattggctcaaacacattatgaaggaaataaattccacaaatgtacttttaacaaggtacatttgtaaattgaaatgcatttcaggtgactgccttatgaagctggttgagagaatgccaagtgtgcaaagctgtcatcaagtcaaagggtggctactattaaatatatttagatttgccaaacacttttttggttattacatgattccatatgtgttatttcagagttttgatgtcttcactcttgttctataatgtagaaaatagttaaaataaagaaaagccctttaatgagtaggtgtgtccaaacttttgactggtactgtatgcccACCAAAATGCAACTAAAATATTTTCAACAACTTTTGGCAAATTACGAGTGAACACTTTGGCTTGCCTTAAATTTACGTTGCCTTGTTCAACAGAATAATGCTGGGATGGGTTACTGTggagcactttgtgacaactgcttaTGTACAAAggtctttataaatacatttgattgattgattgattgattaagtAAATTGAATTTGTCATGCACAATACAACCTATTGAAATAAGCAATAGCATTTCTTTCTAAATTTCTTTCATCTCCACATTTTAGAAACGAAGTGCATGCAATTTGGTTTCAAATCACTTTTATTTAGTGGAAACTGTGCAGCCTGGCCAAGCATCTCATTTGGCACGTTCACCGCTTCTTATCGCCTgtttaaaatacatccacagtacaTAATATAACACTTAACGTGCCGTTGTCATAACCACAGAAAATGAACTGCCTATTTTAAATTCTGGACATGTTCAGGTGAGTGTTGTCTGAAAAAGTCTGACTAACTCTGAATCATAATACATCTTAAATTATGTCAAGACTAGGGCTAATTCTAATAAAATGTATacatataaataaaaatatatatttctgagACATTGCTTGACTTCAGATTACTAATTTTTGGACTATTTAGTCTTTGACTAATTAGATGAACTATGTGGCAGGTTGTTAAGACCTGAGGTTGCTTCATAAGAATGGGATGGATCACAAAATTATTCAAATGTTCTATGCATGAGTGTTCTGTGCATGAGTGTTCTGTGCATGAGTGTTCTGTGCATGAGTGTTCTGTGTATGAGTTTTCTGTGCATGAGTGTTCTGTGCGAGAGTGTTCTGTGCAAGAGTGTTCTGTGTATGAGTGTTCTGTGTATGAGTGTGCTACGCATGAGTGTTCTATGCATGAGCACAGATTGGCAATCAAAACCAATGTTTTTAATTGCAGTGAATAAAAAATGAGACCATCACAGCATGCTTCGGCAACCGAGAGCCAATCATCAGTTGGGTATCCCAAACAATTTATGGTTTAGCCCGGATTTAGTCCCACTGGATTTGGATAATGAACCATTGAAAGGtgatttccgattgagccgaaaTATGCAGCGTTTATTGTTTACGTGGTCTCTTAGAATTCGTGAACATTGCCTTACAAAATCTATTGCAGACAAAGCACGATCAGATTAAATCCGGCCTTACGATGACTTTTGCTGAGCAGTAATGAGTTTAAGTTTGTGCTGAATCCTAAAATAGGCCTATAATTGACATCTGGTTCTAAAAACTGGTATTGGGAATAGCTTGAATGAACATTCCTTGAATACTGCGAGAATGTGTAGGTGGGTAAATAGTTGGGGTCAGACTAAAGCCTTATCCCTCTGGCTCATATCCATTTCCTGACTCAGTGGCAATGAACTTATAGTCAGAGCTCTGTCACATGTAACACAGAAATTACAAGGCAGAAACAGTacaattctgtttttttttgtgtgaaaacTGACGACAATGAGTGGCCTGTAAAAAAAAGTGTTACTTATTTGGGTGTCAATATGAGTGCTTTTTAGCATCCCTTTTGATATTTTAagagaaattgtgcaccaatatgtCATTTTAAAAGCCTGCTATATTAAAGTAAGTGCCCTTTACTATAGACCATATAGAGAAGTCAATCAATCAGATTTTCAATATGAATAAAGACTTACTAAAGTGGTTAAAATTCAGcgttttgacatgtccctctgttAACCCACTTAACCCCCAAAATAGTTTTTTTCACCATAAGTGTAAAGTCTTTACACTTATGGtgaaaattagtatttggtagcagtgcctttaaattgtataacttgggtcaaacatttcgggtagacTTCTGcacgcttcccacaataagttgggtgaattttggcccattcctcctgacagagctgctgtaactgagtcaggtttgtaggcatccttactcaatcacgctttttcagttcttcccacaaattttctataggattgaggtcagggctttgtgctggccactccaataccttgacccctgttgtccttaagccattttgccacaactttggaagtatgcttggggtcattgtccatttggaagacccatttgcgaccaagctttaactttctgactgatgtcttgagatgttgcttcaatatatccacataattttcttcctCATGAttctatctattttgtgaagtgcaccagtccctcctgcagcaaagcacccccagaacaagcatcccactttttcctccaaacaataatgatggtcattatggccaaacagttcaatttttgtttcatcagaccagaggacatttctccaaaaagtacaatctatgtccccatgtacagttgcaaattgtagtctggctttttttacacctccaattgactcaaattatgtcaatcagaagcttctaaagccatgacatggaattttccaagctgtttaaaggcacagtcaacttagtgtatgtacatttctgacccactggaattgtaatacagtgagttacaagtgaaataatctgtctgtaaacaattgttagaaaaaaaatagaaagtagatgtcccaaccgacttgccaaaactatagtttaacaagaaatttgtggagtggttgaaaaattagttttaatgactccaacctgagtgtatttaaacttccgacttcaactgtatgcttcTATTGGTCACAAACTGTACCTTTAacaaaatgggcctcacaatagGACTCAGGAACTCGTCACGGTTATTTTATGCATTCAAATTATctttgataaaatgcaattgtgttcgttaaCTGTAGCTTAtgactgcccataccataaccccaccgccaccatggggcactctgttcacaacgttgacatcagcaaaccgcatACCCACGCAACGCCATACATGCGGTCTGCGGTTGTGACCAATAGAAGCTTACAgcacactgccaaattctctaaaatgacgttggaagTGGCGTatggtagaaaaatgaacattcacttctctggcaacagctctggttgacGTTCCTGGAGTTAGCataccaattgcatgctccctcaacttcagacacctgtggcattgtgttgtttgacaaaactgcccgttttagagtggcctttagttttccccagcacaaggtgcacctgtgtaatgatcatgccattGTCACATTCCCAAGCAAGAAGGGGGAACGAACAAAGAGTCACtgacaacaaccaaaacaaacaggtGGGGTTTTAGGGGGTGTATGTTGACTAGCAACTACAACTGGAACCAAAAACACTCACCATGAACACCCAATACATTTGCCaaagaagaggcaaacaaaagaaaaacccacaaTGAACTTAAAGAAAACAAAATCTGACAATGTTTTTCTAGAAATCAAATAGGGCACCCCAACTAAAGGCATTGACACGCCCAATCTCGCAAAACATCTGGGTCACTGGGCAAGCCACTCCTAAATGGCACCTGGGCAGCGCAGGTGAGAAATCTTCCCTCTAACGAGACgcaaccagcacaggtgtaacacattctggctaacgaggtgacaccaacCGGTGCACCCTACGTGCTAATGGGCTACACATGCCAAAGTCCAACCccaaaacataaatggaaaaaccaaagcctgtaacTCTGCTTCTTGATACGCCActcctgtcaggtgaatggatcaTCTCGGCAAAGGAGAAAAGCTTACTAACAGCGACGTAAATAAATGTGTGGacaaaatctgagagaaataagatttttgtgcatatggaacatttctgggatcttttatttcagctaatgaaacatgggaccaatactttacatgttgtgtttatatttttgttcaccgAAGAATcctaatccatagattagggcctaaggaatttatttcaattgactgatttccttaaatgaactgttactcagtaGAATCATTGAATGTTGTTACATGTTACGTTTCTATTGTTGTTCTGTAATAGCTTTGCTACATTACATGGTTCACAGTCTGTTGGAGAGGATGAGTACAATAAAAGTTGTCACATAGACAAGCCCCTCCCACATTGACAGTCAATAAGGTATAAgtccctcccacccacccctaTAAAGCCTCTCACGTTGACTGTGTACACTCAGACAAATAGGTAACTACAGCCTCAGAAAAAGAACCCGCCCAGGAGTAACTGGAGAGATCTATGCAACTGGCAGCCTCCCAGTGAAGTGAATTGTTTTGAGCCTGAGGTAAGTGAAATCTGCCATTTGAATTTGAGAATGTATATTTTCTTTCTGACTTGTATCAGATCATTTTGTTTTTCTCTGAAGTCAAGGCAGGAATGTAGGGAGTGCTATctttgttttctgtctgtctgctacagtgcAATTTTCTTATTATATTGTTATTACAGAAGAAGACTGCAGGAGATGACTCGTCACTCTCATCCATGTAGAATGTATGGTATTCCTGAGCACAGAGAAATTAGCCAATACTCAAAACTGTTTTTGTCCAGATATTATATTGGGCAAATTAATGACCAGGGACTGAAGAGGGTCAGAGTTCACATAACCGGCTTTTTGGACAATCTTATGTAAGCATGGTATAATCCAGGTATACTTTTGGAGCCAGGAGACACTTCTCACCTTTTCTCACAAGTAGATGAGACGATCTAAATATAAATCATGTTTTTTCATTCTTATTCGCAGGCTCCAGCCAATATGAAAGTGCATCTTCAAACCATCATCTGTGGGTGTGTTCTAGCCACAGTTCTACCGCTGGTGAAAGGCACCAAAGTTGACCTCAACTCCAACATGAAAAAGAGGTAACCTGATTGACGAATGACGAACGGTGGCCACCGTCTAATTCTATAGAGTGTACAGGATTATTGTATAggatgtgtgttctgtctttgATGTGTCTTGGGGGAAGTATGTTATTTCTGCATTAtgccttttcttcttcttcttcttcttcttcttcttctgtggtagATTTAGAGTCTGGTTACAGAGCCACACAAGATACGATTTCCAAAGCAGCTCTGCAGTGAACTCAGGGATCCTCAGTGGaccagggcagagagaggagacagacccctCAGTATTTCATTCCAGGTGTTATTTCAATAATGGTCACTCTGGTGTATAAAAAAAATTAAGTTTTTTACTAATATAAAAAGGTCACATTTGAATGGTTTTTGGTCAAGTTCATTTCAGTCAATCTTTAGAAATCTCTATCTCTTCCAGGTCCAGAAGATCCATTGTGACCTCAGTAAAAAGACCAGGCTGTTCTCTGGGAACATGCAGCCTGCATGACCTGGTCCATCGGCTACACATCCTCAACAACAAGTTAAAGGTCAACAGAGCCCCGGAGGACAAGATCAGCTCACAGGGTTACGGTCGCCGCCGCAGGTCGCCACAGTCACTCCCACAGCGCTACACAAAGCTAAGTCTCCAAGCAGGCAGAGTGAGACTGAACTGCAGCAGAGAGTGCAGCAAATGACTCCACCTACAGGCCATCCCTCTCAGACAAACTTGAGACGGGCAGAGAACCGGAAGAGGAGTGTCGATCTAGCGAATATCAAGCACTTTTTTATGTTTGGGGCTGGCTGAAATATTACTGAGGTCCTATTCCTGAGCATTCCTTTGCTGCATGGGGAAAAGGATGGACAAGGTCAATGGAGCAGGAAACAATTTTCATGCCACTGGATGGAAAATAGAGGGGCgcaagaaggtgtgtgtgtgtgtgtgttccagtgacTTCTGCACTCTCTGTGGAACTTGACACGCTTC
Proteins encoded in this window:
- the LOC135556671 gene encoding pro-adrenomedullin-like, whose protein sequence is MKVHLQTIICGCVLATVLPLVKGTKVDLNSNMKKRFRVWLQSHTRYDFQSSSAVNSGILSGPGQREETDPSVFHSRSRRSIVTSVKRPGCSLGTCSLHDLVHRLHILNNKLKVNRAPEDKISSQGYGRRRRSPQSLPQRYTKLSLQAGRVRLNCSRECSK